A DNA window from Ctenopharyngodon idella isolate HZGC_01 chromosome 10, HZGC01, whole genome shotgun sequence contains the following coding sequences:
- the LOC127519813 gene encoding SLAM family member 5-like isoform X1, translating into MIHKSFFFCLWIWFSRGVFGVHIDEVKSVSVMEGDSVTLNTDIKVQKDDQILWVYRLGSSETRIAEIHRQSVYMHNSNVTFGGRLRMDSQSGSLTIRNIRTTDSGLYKLSIFSRNISYRSFSVNVYAHLPIPVIIRDSSNCSSSSSSERSSVSKCSLLCSAVNVSHVTLSWYKGNSLLSNISVSDLSISLSLPLEVEYQDKNTYSCVINNPISNQTKHLDNISQLCQTHTCSELKSSHWVGILVSLVMLAVLAVAAIIFLRRKSKQATKYDQTITESEYTQIIYCLQMGHLPQKPLLDVGRTETVVNYQHMVKLKRQI; encoded by the exons ATGATTCATAAATCTTTCTTCTTCTGCCTGTGGATTTGGTTCTCACGTG gtgtgtttggtgtTCATATAGATGAAGTgaagtcagtgtcagtgatggagggagattctgtcactcTAAACACTGATATTAAAGTACAAAAGGATGATCAGATACTGTGGGTTTATAGACTTGGCAGTTCAGAGACTCGTATAGCAGAAATCCACAGACAGAGTGTTTATATGCATAACAGTAATGTGACATTTGGTGGCAGACTGAGAATGGACAGTCAgtctggatctctgaccatcagaAACATCAGAACCACAGACTCTGGACTTTATAAACTGAGCATCTTCAGCAGAAATATCTCCTACAGGAGTTTCAGTGTTAATGTCTATG ctCATCTACCGATTCCTGTCATAATCAGAGACTCTTCAAACTGTTCATCATCTTCTTCATCTGAACGTTCATCAGTGTCCAAATGTTCACTactgtgttcagctgtgaatgtgagtcatgtgactctctcctggtacaaaggaaacagtttattgtccaacatcagtgtgtctgatctcagcatcagtctctctctacctctggaggtggaatatcaggataaaaacacctacagctgtgtgatcaacaatcccatcagcaacCAGACCAAACATCTAGACAACATCAGTCAACTCTGTCAGACTCACACATGTTCAG AACTGAAGTCATCACATTGGGTGGGAATATTGGTTAGTTTAGTGATGCTGGCTGTATTAGCTGTGGCGGCAATAATCTTTCTCAGAAGGAAGAGCAAACAAGCAACAAAATATG ACCAGACAATCACAGAGTCAGAATACACACAGATCATCTACTGTCTTCAGATGGGACATCTGCCACAG AAACCATTGCTGGATGTGGGCAGAACAGAGACAGTTGTGAACTATCAACACATGGTGAAACTCAAAAGGCAGATATGA